TATAATAATTGTACTAGTACAATTATTATTCGTTAGTATGAAATGCTCAGACAAAGCCTCATATTTTTGCCTCTCTATTGAAAACGAAACAATATAAAATAAGAGTGGAACAAAAATCGGTAACTCGCAATGCTCGACTTCCCTCTCACTCATTCACTCCCACCTCCATACAGCTCAAACAGACAGGGGGAGTGACTGCTTGGGGTAGAAAATTGGGTAAAAACTTCCCTCATTCGTTAGGAATGTCAAAATTGCTGCCACAAGCTCATTAGTTAGAAAGTAGAGTTGTTTTGCAACTCATGATTTACTATCTCCAAGACTTATATGCCTTGAAACGCTCAATCACTGCTGCTTAGCCGACTGAATAAACTAAAAAGACTAGGACATTTGTCCCAGCCTCATTTCTATTTAAGTTTTTTTACTCAGCTGTTTCTGTTGACAATTAGGCACCAACTGTAGTTGTCAACAAACCATTATTGATAAGCCGTGTCACTTGAAGGGTGTATATTTTTACTAAAAATAGAAAGAAATCCCATCAAAAGTTCATAAATCACAAAAAACAATAAAAAACAATAAAAGAAGAAGGTTTCTGGCAAAATATTAATAATAGGATCTGTATAAGGGTTGAAAAGCCATGTGCTATCACCTGGAAACAAAACATGATGAAAAAGCGTAAAAAATTCGTTAAAGCCTATTGAGACCGCAAACAAGCCGATCAAGACTGGTAACATAACCGCCATAACATACATACGCTGATATAAAAATAAGGTTTTATGCCGTATGGAACGATACCAGAAATAACAGGTTGGTAACAAAGTCCCTATAAACACAAGCTGAACAAGATGAAACAAACCTTTAACATCAGAAAAATGCTTAAGACCATCTTTTGAAGAAGAAAAATCAGGCATTGCCAGCGTATGATGAAAAGGATTCATCAAATAACTTAAAAGATGATTGTAATTTCTTAAAATAGCTGATGTTGAAAGATCAACCATTTCTGGAATGTGAAGCCAAGATATAGCTAAAGGATAGGCTAGCCAAGCAATCAAAATCGTCAAAAGAATCGCTAAAGATAGGAGCCAAATAATACTAAGTAAGGTCAAAAAACACTGACTAATACGGGGATACATGTACACCTCAACTAAACTCTATTTTTTATCGTTTGAAAATCAAATCCTACCCATAAACTTACTACAAATGTCTTAAGGAAAACTTATAGATGATCAAATGACCAATCTGCTAAGGAATCCAAAACATGAGTCGGCTGAATCGGCAAGCTAGGCAACTCCTCTTTTTTAGTAAATCCAGTCAACACTAACAAGGTATCGATATCATTTTTAATTCCAGCTGTAATATCAGTTAGGTAATTGTCACCAACCATAATAGCTTCTTCTCGCTTAACCCCCAATCTATCTAAAGCCTT
The sequence above is drawn from the Streptococcus pluranimalium genome and encodes:
- a CDS encoding TIGR01906 family membrane protein, whose amino-acid sequence is MYPRISQCFLTLLSIIWLLSLAILLTILIAWLAYPLAISWLHIPEMVDLSTSAILRNYNHLLSYLMNPFHHTLAMPDFSSSKDGLKHFSDVKGLFHLVQLVFIGTLLPTCYFWYRSIRHKTLFLYQRMYVMAVMLPVLIGLFAVSIGFNEFFTLFHHVLFPGDSTWLFNPYTDPIINILPETFFFYCFLLFFVIYELLMGFLSIFSKNIHPSSDTAYQ